The following proteins are encoded in a genomic region of Carnobacterium maltaromaticum DSM 20342:
- a CDS encoding recombinase family protein, translated as MVRYSILYVFGNGGGKLTIYGYARVSTLGQELKEQKSLLKKNGAELIFAEKMSATNRSGRNELKKLLELIKPGDIVLVKKIDRLARSIRDLRMIVDEIIEKGSSVIFIEDKMEFNGSEKSSPLQTMMLNMLGSFAEFERDLIVTRTQEGKAYAKKTNKSYREGRPKATLTTRKMEAYEKLMSGKSYKEVAKETEFSKSTLQRIKRQVQENKNEASTSIAHMEE; from the coding sequence ATGGTCAGATACTCTATTCTGTATGTTTTTGGAAATGGAGGGGGAAAATTGACAATTTATGGGTATGCGAGAGTTTCAACTCTTGGCCAAGAATTAAAAGAACAAAAATCATTGCTTAAGAAAAATGGTGCTGAACTAATATTTGCAGAAAAAATGTCTGCCACAAATCGAAGTGGGAGAAATGAACTTAAAAAATTGTTGGAATTAATTAAACCAGGTGATATAGTTCTAGTTAAGAAAATAGATCGTTTAGCAAGAAGTATCAGAGACCTAAGAATGATTGTAGATGAAATAATTGAAAAAGGTTCTTCCGTAATTTTTATTGAAGACAAAATGGAATTTAATGGTTCTGAAAAATCCAGTCCATTGCAAACTATGATGTTAAATATGCTAGGATCATTTGCGGAGTTTGAACGTGATCTAATTGTAACTAGAACACAAGAGGGAAAGGCATACGCTAAAAAGACCAATAAGAGCTATCGGGAAGGACGTCCAAAGGCAACACTCACAACCAGAAAAATGGAAGCCTATGAAAAATTAATGTCTGGTAAGAGTTATAAAGAAGTGGCTAAAGAGACCGAGTTTAGTAAAAGTACGTTGCAAAGAATCAAACGGCAGGTGCAAGAAAATAAAAATGAAGCTAGTACCTCAATAGCTCATATGGAGGAGTAA
- a CDS encoding HAD family hydrolase — protein sequence MNNYVFQNIELVIFDMDGTIFDTERLGFKGWQHAFAYFDYDVPIEILKKKIGLNSKDSKNLIQQYMGSDFDYTSIKEEKRNFVRNYIDINGTPIKSGIISVLDLLDLLGIKKAIATSRGHTMANYYIDKSNLRDRFDLIVTGDMVNKGKPNPDIFLKTSEILNVSNDKCLVIEDSPNGIEAGKRACMTTIMIPDLIKPNSILMKKVDYLFDSLNDLL from the coding sequence ATGAATAATTATGTATTTCAAAATATCGAATTAGTGATTTTTGATATGGATGGAACTATTTTTGATACTGAAAGATTGGGATTTAAAGGTTGGCAACATGCATTTGCTTATTTTGATTATGATGTACCTATTGAGATTTTAAAGAAGAAAATAGGACTTAATTCAAAAGATTCTAAAAATTTAATCCAACAATACATGGGTAGTGATTTTGACTATACTTCAATAAAAGAAGAAAAACGTAATTTTGTACGTAATTATATAGACATTAATGGTACTCCCATAAAAAGTGGTATAATATCTGTGTTAGATTTATTAGATTTACTAGGTATAAAAAAAGCTATTGCAACCTCTAGAGGACACACGATGGCCAATTATTATATTGATAAATCAAATTTACGAGATAGATTTGATCTAATTGTTACAGGTGATATGGTTAATAAAGGGAAGCCGAATCCTGATATTTTTCTTAAGACTTCGGAAATATTAAATGTTTCTAATGATAAGTGTCTTGTTATTGAAGATTCACCGAATGGAATTGAAGCTGGGAAAAGAGCGTGTATGACAACGATTATGATTCCAGATTTAATTAAACCTAACTCTATACTGATGAAGAAAGTTGATTATTTGTTTGATTCATTGAATGATTTATTGTGA
- a CDS encoding NACHT domain-containing protein produces MILSSITTLLGHNLIQLHDGFIDLGVEKWSEWETKFNKNFKLYFEKAINSYEKVPTVLSDKKMPLQQIYQETYLEYKDNEEIEQYILTTSLKPLLSISSKAWISGFGGIGKSTMLKYFLLSSLQKGEFHENKIPIYIELRKYNLEKKDNMRRNFLKFIYDEMCVLGFDIEYKYFEFMAKKGRFVFLLDAFDEISSEYFDIAIHEINDLICKNDKNNFVVTSRAMPEIGYLETIPGLEKYRTTGLNKEQAICLISKIDIYTDEQNEEFRSLLDESLFNSFKSLASNPILLLLMFRTFQKTTEFPKVKAQFLLKVYDILYQEHDAIKLGKYSRDFHTPFSDSELLNLFSRICFHTYFKYKGEKKGFTKYEMKEIIKKSLLLSNGQVTSDSVLYDLSVCLCVMYQEGDNWYFVHNIFQEFYAAYFLYEVVSDEKKRIFFKKLILNDNSNNWRTLITTLDYFDELDETLDKVKLKKEVIVPILDEIEMEPTFKDYITELDRKYRFEIRKKENSTSFFIRCMLFPYPTETGETNRSIFIYYVFRKFTNYKNVKYRPELHQINNDKKLELIASEMMKVTLGSNIEMREIYKERFEEFKSREDVGSFGVGVNLEQIKISNILNDIFMSSMIKYRMDMLDNLSEDIKKELKTIEEQEDLFLDDL; encoded by the coding sequence ATGATTTTATCTAGTATTACTACACTTTTAGGACATAATCTAATACAATTACATGATGGATTTATAGATTTAGGAGTAGAAAAATGGAGTGAGTGGGAAACTAAATTCAATAAAAATTTCAAATTATATTTTGAAAAGGCAATAAATTCATATGAAAAAGTTCCGACAGTTTTAAGTGACAAAAAAATGCCTTTGCAACAAATATACCAAGAAACGTATTTGGAATATAAAGATAATGAAGAAATAGAACAATATATACTAACTACATCGTTAAAACCACTTTTATCAATTAGTTCGAAAGCGTGGATATCAGGATTTGGTGGGATTGGAAAATCAACGATGTTAAAATATTTCCTGCTATCTTCCCTGCAAAAAGGGGAGTTTCATGAGAATAAGATCCCTATTTATATTGAATTGAGAAAATATAATTTGGAAAAAAAGGATAACATGAGAAGAAATTTTTTAAAATTTATCTATGATGAAATGTGTGTGCTAGGATTTGATATCGAATATAAATATTTTGAATTTATGGCCAAAAAAGGACGATTTGTATTTCTTTTAGATGCTTTTGATGAAATATCATCTGAGTATTTCGATATAGCGATTCATGAAATAAATGACTTGATATGTAAAAATGATAAAAATAATTTTGTAGTTACTAGCAGAGCTATGCCAGAAATAGGATATTTAGAAACTATACCAGGATTAGAAAAATACCGAACAACAGGATTAAATAAAGAACAAGCAATTTGTTTAATTTCTAAAATTGACATTTATACTGATGAGCAAAATGAAGAGTTTAGAAGCTTATTAGATGAGTCTTTATTTAATTCATTTAAAAGTTTGGCTTCCAATCCTATATTGTTATTATTGATGTTTAGAACATTTCAAAAAACAACAGAGTTCCCTAAAGTAAAAGCTCAATTTTTATTAAAGGTATATGATATTTTGTATCAAGAACATGATGCTATAAAGTTAGGTAAGTACTCTAGAGATTTTCATACTCCATTTTCAGATTCAGAGCTATTGAATTTATTTTCAAGAATTTGTTTCCATACCTACTTTAAATACAAAGGAGAAAAAAAAGGGTTTACAAAGTATGAAATGAAAGAAATCATCAAAAAATCCTTATTATTGAGTAATGGACAAGTAACATCAGACTCCGTTTTGTACGATCTTTCGGTATGTTTATGTGTTATGTATCAAGAAGGGGATAATTGGTATTTTGTTCATAATATTTTTCAAGAGTTTTATGCTGCTTACTTTTTATATGAAGTTGTTAGTGACGAAAAAAAACGGATTTTTTTTAAAAAATTAATTCTAAATGATAATAGTAATAATTGGAGAACATTAATTACTACATTAGATTATTTTGATGAATTAGATGAAACCTTGGATAAAGTAAAATTAAAAAAAGAAGTTATAGTACCTATTCTAGATGAAATAGAGATGGAACCAACATTTAAAGATTATATAACAGAGTTAGATAGAAAATATAGATTTGAAATCAGAAAAAAAGAAAATTCTACTTCTTTTTTTATAAGATGTATGTTGTTTCCTTATCCCACAGAAACCGGAGAAACCAATAGATCTATTTTTATCTACTATGTCTTTAGGAAATTTACAAACTATAAAAATGTTAAATACAGACCTGAGTTGCATCAAATTAATAATGATAAAAAATTAGAGTTGATCGCCTCTGAAATGATGAAAGTTACTTTGGGTTCTAATATTGAGATGCGTGAGATTTATAAAGAACGTTTTGAAGAGTTTAAAAGTCGGGAAGACGTAGGTTCTTTTGGAGTAGGGGTTAATCTTGAACAAATAAAAATATCTAATATTTTAAACGATATATTTATGAGTTCTATGATAAAGTACAGGATGGATATGTTAGATAACTTATCTGAAGATATTAAAAAAGAATTAAAAACAATAGAAGAACAAGAAGATTTATTTTTAGACGATTTATAA
- a CDS encoding 4'-phosphopantetheinyl transferase family protein: MEHTEVYILQVEKYSDLRVKDFHQDICECRMRYCLKYRNKKDIVNSMIASVLIKYALISCYGISGTPCITIKSKGCPVIKKENIFVSISHCEDTIAVALCKNKIGIDIESIFKVTDEIITEFMTKSELESYFSSDIKPIFRTLIWTKKESYSKFLGVGFYKNPKEINISSLNKSNFFSTLKNEKILTVYASLPIKIRTVRLDEILKFMDKRRGPNE; the protein is encoded by the coding sequence TTGGAACATACAGAAGTATATATACTCCAAGTAGAAAAATATTCAGATTTAAGAGTGAAAGATTTCCATCAAGACATATGTGAGTGCAGAATGAGATATTGTCTTAAGTATAGGAATAAAAAAGATATAGTTAATTCAATGATTGCTTCAGTCCTAATTAAGTATGCATTGATATCATGTTATGGAATCTCTGGGACTCCTTGCATAACTATTAAAAGTAAAGGTTGCCCGGTTATAAAAAAAGAAAATATATTTGTGAGCATTTCACATTGTGAAGATACAATTGCAGTTGCACTATGCAAAAATAAAATTGGTATAGATATTGAGTCAATATTTAAAGTCACAGACGAAATTATTACTGAATTTATGACAAAATCAGAACTTGAATCGTATTTTTCATCTGATATTAAGCCTATTTTTAGAACATTAATTTGGACGAAAAAAGAAAGTTACAGTAAATTTTTGGGAGTAGGTTTTTATAAAAATCCAAAAGAAATAAATATTTCTTCTTTAAACAAATCAAATTTTTTCTCTACTTTAAAAAACGAAAAAATTTTAACTGTTTATGCAAGTTTACCTATTAAAATAAGAACAGTTAGATTAGATGAAATATTAAAATTTATGGACAAAAGGAGAGGACCTAATGAATAA
- a CDS encoding HAD-IA family hydrolase: MTAFIWDLDGTLINSYDIILTSLEETFIFYNIPFDYEFAKKTIINESVVSFLKKISSDFDIPYEILKNYFSEKSKEKNDKVTLMEGALDILRWTEIKGIVNFIYTHKSDNALELIEKLGIREYFTEIVTSSNKFLRKPNPEGLNYLIDKYHLSLENTYYIGDRSLDVEVANNTGIISFNLTQPDSKSNKNISKLTDIIKITRNDFTF, translated from the coding sequence ATGACTGCATTTATATGGGATTTAGATGGAACATTAATTAATTCTTACGATATTATTTTAACGTCATTAGAAGAAACATTTATTTTTTATAATATACCATTTGATTATGAATTCGCAAAAAAAACCATCATTAATGAATCTGTGGTAAGTTTTTTAAAAAAAATTTCCAGTGATTTTGATATTCCTTACGAAATTTTAAAAAATTATTTTTCAGAAAAATCAAAAGAAAAGAATGACAAAGTAACTTTAATGGAAGGAGCTTTGGATATCTTACGTTGGACAGAAATTAAAGGTATAGTTAACTTCATATATACGCATAAAAGCGATAATGCTTTGGAACTTATTGAAAAACTAGGAATAAGAGAATATTTTACTGAGATAGTGACAAGTTCAAATAAATTTTTGAGAAAACCTAATCCAGAAGGTTTAAATTATTTGATAGATAAGTATCATCTATCTCTAGAAAATACGTACTATATAGGAGATCGAAGTCTTGATGTAGAAGTAGCAAATAATACTGGAATTATTAGTTTTAATTTAACTCAACCTGACTCAAAGTCAAATAAAAATATTTCAAAACTTACGGATATTATAAAAATAACTAGAAATGATTTTACTTTCTAA